Proteins encoded together in one Quercus lobata isolate SW786 chromosome 3, ValleyOak3.0 Primary Assembly, whole genome shotgun sequence window:
- the LOC115980227 gene encoding universal stress protein PHOS32-like: protein HSSSLSLHPHRRSSPATATTTAKALWLSLSIERHPDEVTAATATPTSSSSSNNQKKLEDDFDAFTALKAADLARPLREAQIPYKIHIVKDHDMKERLCLEVERLGLSAVIMGSRGFGAVHRGNDDGRLGSVSDYCVHRCICPVVIVC, encoded by the exons cactcttcctctctttctctccatcCTCATCGGCGATCCTCACCAGCCACTGCCACCACCACTGCCAAAGCTCTTTGGCTCTCTCTATCAATCGAGCGCCACCCCGATGAAGTAACCGCCGCCACCGCCACCCCGACGTCGTCTTCTTCCTCCAACAATCAGAAGAAGTTGGAGGACGATTTCGACGCGTTCACTGCTTTGAAAGCCGCCGATCTGGCGAGGCCGCTGAGGGAGGCGCAGATCCCCTACAAGATCCACATCGTGAAGGATCACGACATGAAGGAGAGGCTGTGCCTCGAGGTCGAGAGGCTCGGACTCAGTGCTGTCATCATGGGAAGCAGGGGATTCGGCGCCGTTCATCGCGGCAACGATGACGGTAGGCTCGGCAGCGTCAGCGATTACTGCGTCCACCGCTGCATCTGTCCCGTCGTCATCGTCTGCTA A